The genomic region AGCCGGAGCAAGCCCAGCCAGCCTCTTGTAGACATCCTGCGCAATTTTGTGACGCCGCTTCATAGCCGAAATTTCAATTGAAAGGGTAGCTCTTATAAGTTCAGGATCAGCGTTGTCAGCAATTAGCTGGCAGGCTTTCCGCAGAACCACATTTTCTGTCTGAACATTTTCAAGAGCGATAAGGCCTTCGCGGCGGCTTATTTCAGCAACCTTGACCATGATATTGACAACTTCACTGACTTTTACTTTACGCGAAGCAAAAGCTTTGAAGCCTGCTATCATAGCCTGAAGAACCTCCTCAAATGGGAAGGCTACACAAACCGAAGCCAGGGTTCCGCCTATTACAATCATCATGCCGGGTATATTTACAAAAACATTAACGGCTCCGCCCATGAAGATGGCGCCGACAACAAGTGAAAGCCCGACAAGCATTCCTATCAGAGTGGAAAAATCCATAGAATCCCGTTCTCTTTTCGGTTAAACTTACGAAGTAACATTAATTCAGGCTGATATTTTATTCATTACAACCTTGAAACACTCTACCGGATTGAACAATGATCTCCCCTGCTTCAATAAAAAACATTAATACATACATAAAAGAAAAGATAGGCTTTATTCAACCAGAAACTGTCGGAGTTATTTTAGGTTCCGGGCTTGGTGATGCAGTTACACGCATGGATGAAGCTTCAACAGTTTCATACAGTGATATTCCCGGCTTCCCCTGCTCAACAGTTAAAGGCCACAGTGGTAAAATTATATATGGAAAGCTGAAAGGTAAACCGGTTATGGTTTTCAGCGGTCGCTTTCATCTATACGAAGGATATTCACCGGCTCAGGCATGCATTCCTGTAAGAGTTATGGGAGATCTGGGGATCAGCCGTATAATAATAACCAATGCAGCCGGCGCACTTAACCCGCAATTTGATGCAGGCGATCTGATGCTTGTTACAGACCATATCAACTTTACAGGGCAATCACCTTTAACAGGCGAAAATTATGAAGAATGGGGATTAAGATTTCCTGAT from Maridesulfovibrio bastinii DSM 16055 harbors:
- a CDS encoding motility protein A, whose protein sequence is MDFSTLIGMLVGLSLVVGAIFMGGAVNVFVNIPGMMIVIGGTLASVCVAFPFEEVLQAMIAGFKAFASRKVKVSEVVNIMVKVAEISRREGLIALENVQTENVVLRKACQLIADNADPELIRATLSIEISAMKRRHKIAQDVYKRLAGLAPAFGMLGTLIGLVQMLSNLQDPSSIGPAMAVAILTTFYGSLLATLLFIPIGAKLRARTLQEQLHLEIIFEGAKSILENNNPRLVYEKLSSFLAPKERQGE
- a CDS encoding purine-nucleoside phosphorylase, encoding MISPASIKNINTYIKEKIGFIQPETVGVILGSGLGDAVTRMDEASTVSYSDIPGFPCSTVKGHSGKIIYGKLKGKPVMVFSGRFHLYEGYSPAQACIPVRVMGDLGISRIIITNAAGALNPQFDAGDLMLVTDHINFTGQSPLTGENYEEWGLRFPDMSRVYSRRLIETAIKCSLQEGVRLERGVYIQVPGPQLETPAETRMLKNMGADAVGMSTVIEAIAATHMGIETMAVACLTNKNLPDCMEKTTHEQVIEQAQKSSDALSRLILAVISSI